Proteins encoded within one genomic window of Manis pentadactyla isolate mManPen7 chromosome 4, mManPen7.hap1, whole genome shotgun sequence:
- the TSPAN2 gene encoding tetraspanin-2 isoform X3 produces the protein MKDLSSEDKSPEYFYIGLYVLVGAGALMMAVGFFGCCGAMRESQCVLGSFFTCLLVIFAAEVTTGVFAFIGKDVAIRHVQTMYEEAYNDYLRDREKGNGTLSTFHSTFQCCGKESSELVQPTCPKELLGHKNCIDEIETIISDKLQLIGIVGIGIAGLTVFGMVFSMVLCCAIRNSRDVM, from the exons GGCTCTATGTGCTGGTTGGAGCAGGGGCCCTGATGATGGCCGTGGGCTTCTTCGGGTGCTGCGGAGCAATGCGGGAATCACAGTGTGTGCTTGGATCT TTTTTCACCTGCCTGCTGGTGATATTTGCTGCTGAAGTAACCACTGGAGTATTTGCTTTTATAGGCAAGGATGTA GCTATACGACATGTTCAGACCATGTATGAAGAGGCATATAATGATTACCTTagagacagagaaaagggaaatgggACTCTCAGTACCTTCCACTCAACA TTTCAGTGCTGTGGAAAGGAAAGTTCTGAACTGGTCCAACCCACATGCCCAAAGGAGCTTCTAGGACACAAG AATTGCATTGATGAAATTGAGACTATAATCAGTGATAAGCTCCAGCTCATTGGAATTGTCGGTATTGGAATTGCAGGTCTTACG GTCTTTGGCATGGTATTCAGCatggtcctttgctgtgcaaTACGAAACTCACGAGATGTGATGTAA
- the TSHB gene encoding thyrotropin subunit beta isoform X1, protein MNQELLVWVITPSAHQCKVSMTAIYLMSMLFGLACGQAMSFCIPTEYTMHVERKECAYCLTINTTICAGYCMTRDINGKLFLPKYALSQDVCTYRDFMYKTVEIPGCPPHVPPYFSYPVAVSCKCGKCNTDYSDCIHEAIKTNYCIKPQNSYVVGFSLQLQ, encoded by the exons ATGAACCAAGAGCTTTTAGTTTGGGTCATTACACCATCAGCTCACCAATGCAAAGTAAG CATGACTGCTATCTACCTGATGTCCATGCTTTTTGGCCTTGCATGTGGGCAAGCAATGTCTTTTTGTATTCCAACTGAATATACGATGCATGTTGAAAGGAAAGAATGTGCTTATTGCCTAACCATCAACACCACCATCTGTGCTGGATATTGTATGACACGG GATATCAATGGCAAGCTGTTTCTTCCCAAATACGCTCTGTCCCAGGATGTTTGTACATATAGAGACTTCATGTACAAGACTGTAGAAATACCAGGATGCCCACCTCATGTTCCTCCTTATTTCTCCTACCCTGTAGCTGTAAGCTGTAAGTGTGGCAAATGCAATACTGACTATAGTGACTGCATACATGAGGCCATCAAGACAAACTATTGTATCAAACCTCAGAATTCCTATGTGGTAGGATTTTCTCTCCAACTTCAATAA
- the TSHB gene encoding thyrotropin subunit beta isoform X2: MTAIYLMSMLFGLACGQAMSFCIPTEYTMHVERKECAYCLTINTTICAGYCMTRDINGKLFLPKYALSQDVCTYRDFMYKTVEIPGCPPHVPPYFSYPVAVSCKCGKCNTDYSDCIHEAIKTNYCIKPQNSYVVGFSLQLQ, encoded by the exons ATGACTGCTATCTACCTGATGTCCATGCTTTTTGGCCTTGCATGTGGGCAAGCAATGTCTTTTTGTATTCCAACTGAATATACGATGCATGTTGAAAGGAAAGAATGTGCTTATTGCCTAACCATCAACACCACCATCTGTGCTGGATATTGTATGACACGG GATATCAATGGCAAGCTGTTTCTTCCCAAATACGCTCTGTCCCAGGATGTTTGTACATATAGAGACTTCATGTACAAGACTGTAGAAATACCAGGATGCCCACCTCATGTTCCTCCTTATTTCTCCTACCCTGTAGCTGTAAGCTGTAAGTGTGGCAAATGCAATACTGACTATAGTGACTGCATACATGAGGCCATCAAGACAAACTATTGTATCAAACCTCAGAATTCCTATGTGGTAGGATTTTCTCTCCAACTTCAATAA